One stretch of Penaeus vannamei isolate JL-2024 chromosome 7, ASM4276789v1, whole genome shotgun sequence DNA includes these proteins:
- the LOC138862242 gene encoding basic salivary proline-rich protein 3-like, with translation MCGCTVIVRTEAEISEVNLPVFGADAKARLMRTRRIPRKGEPQGEDPQEEEPQGEDPQEEEPQGEEPPGGGSPGGGASGGGSPGGGTAGGGSPGGGAPRGGAPRWRSPRGGHPKEEPQGRSPRKGEPQGEEPEEEPQEEGPHRRWSPRGRTPKGGAPGGGAPRGRSQASSRHKMRGGGRGANVWALLIEFVARRPRWRRRKAPR, from the exons AGGTGAATCTACCTGTGTTTGGGGCAGATGCCAAGGCTCGTCTCATGAGAAC GAGGAGGATCCCTAGAAAGGGGGAGCCCCAGGGCGAGGatccccaggaggaggagcctcAGGGGGAGGatccccaggaggaggagccccaaGGGGAGGAGCCCCCAGGTGGAGGATCCCCAGGAGGAGGAGCTTCAGGGGGAGGATCCCCAGGAGGAGGAACCGCAGGGGGAGGatccccaggaggaggagccccaaGGGGAGGAGCCCCAAGGTGGAGGAGCCCCAGGGGGGGACACCCAAAGGAAGAGCCCCAGGGGAGGAGTCCTAGAAAGGGGGAGCCCCAGGGGGAGGAGCCCGAGGAAGAGCCCCAGGAGGAAGGACCCCACAGGAGGTGGAGCCCCAGGGGGAGGACCCCCAAAGGAGGAGCCCCAGGGGGAGGAGCCCCCAGGGGGAGGAGCCAGGCATCGTCCCGCCACAAAATGCGAGGCGGCGGCCGGGGAGCGAACGTGTGGGCGCTCCTAATCGAGTTTGTGGCGCGGCGGCCTCGCTGGCGGCGGCGGAAGGCGCCTCGTTAG
- the LOC138862243 gene encoding basic proline-rich protein-like, whose product MCALSEELSLRDQSSRSKVNECKPCQYILPYAFLIGVSGGITLHCKYYPTMINDDALCLVCNLLHNATVSPAQSGSAYSRKSACQDFPEVIKVILKMAALTSPDTIPTTFDPSDDLGNQLFGDEEQRGRNRAALRRPAPRPVPVPVPVPVPTSLPSRPVPASSPSRPRPGQPPVPSPSRLAPRPVPSRPAPRPVPVPASSPSRPRPGQLPVPSPSQPAPRPVPSRPAPRPRPRPRPDQPPIPSPSPSRPAPRPRPRPDQPPVPVPVPASPPSPSRTALRPVPVPTSPPSRPVPVPVPVSSPARPRPGQLPVPFPASSPSPSRPAPRPLPGQLPVPVPSQPAPRPVPSRPAPRPRPRPRPDQPPIPSPSPSRPAPRPDQLPVPVPVPASSPSPTPPAPRPRPDQPPGPSPSPSPSRPAPRPRPRPGQPPVPFPVPASPPSPFRPRPDQPPVPFPVPTSPPSRPRPRLRPGQPPVPVPVPASSPSPSRPAPCPVPASPPSRPRPGQPPVPSPSRPAPYPVPSPSRPAPSRPRPDQRPVPSPSRPAPRPVPVPVPASSPSRPRPRPGQLPIPSPSRPAPCPRPRPDQLPVPSPSPSRPAPRPVPVPASSPSRPRPDQPPVPSPSRPAPRPVPVTASSLSPSRPCPGQLPVPSPSRPAPRPVPVPASPPSPSPSRPRPGQLPVPSPSRPAPRPVPVPASSPVPVPASSLSPSRPRPVPVPSPSRPAPRPDQLPVPVPVPASSPSPSRPAPQPRPGQPPVPSPSRPTPRPRPRPAQPPTPSPSRPAPCPRPVPVPAIPPSRPRPRPDQLPVPVPVPRLCLCH is encoded by the exons atgtgTGCATTGTCAGAAGAACTAAGTCTTAGAGATCAATcttcgaggtcaaaggtcaatgaaTGC AAACCTTGTCAGTATATCCTTCCATACGCCTTTTTAATCGGAGTCAGCGGAGGCATCACATTACATTGCAAATATTACCCTACAATGATCAATGACGATGCACTCTGCTTGGTTTGCAATCTACTGCATAATGCAACGGTCTCTCCAGCGCAGTCGGGATCCGCATATTCCCGGAAATCTGCATGTCAAGATTTTCCGGAAGTGATTAAGGTCATCCTCA AGATGGCAGCATTGACCTCTCCTGACACTATTCCTACGACCTTTGACCCCTCGGATGACCTCGGGAATCAGCTGTTCGGCGACGAGGAACAGCGTGGCAGGAATCGAGCGGCGTTGAGGAGG CCAGCtccccgtcccgtccccgtccccgtccccgtccccgtcccgaccagcctcccgtcccgtcccgtcccggccagctccccgtcccgtccccgtcCCGGCCAGCCCCCCGTCCCGTCCCCGTCCCGGCTAGctccccgtcccgtcccgtcccggccagccccccgtcccgtccccgtcccggctagctccccgtcccgtccccgtcccggccagctccccgtcccgtccccgtcCCAGCCAGccccccgtcccgtcccgtcccggccagctccccgtccccgtccccgtccccgtcccgacCAGCCCCCcatcccgtccccgtccccgtcccgaccagccccccgtccccgtccccgtcccgaccagccccccgtccccgtccccgtcccggccagccccccgtccccgtcccggACAGCCCTCCGTCCCGTCCCCGTCCCGACCAGccccccgtcccgtcccgtccccgtccccgtcccggtCAGCTCCCCGGCCCGTCCCCGTCCCGGCCagctccccgtccccttcccggccagctccccgtccccgtcccggccagctccccgtccccttcccggccagctccccgtccccgtcccgtcCCAGCCAGccccccgtcccgtcccgtcccggccagctccccgtccccgtccccgtccccgtcccgacCAGCCCCCcatcccgtccccgtccccgtcccggcCAGCTCCCCGTCCCGACCAGCTCCCCGTCCCTGTCCCCGTCCCGGCCAGCTCCCCGTCCCCGACCCCGCCAGCTCCCCGACCCCGTCCCGACCAGCCCCCCggcccgtccccgtccccgtccccgtcccgaccagccccccgtccccgtccccggcCCGGCCagccccccgtccccttccccgtcccggCCAGCCCCCCGTCCCCGTTCCGTCCCCGTCCCGACCagccccccgtccccttccccgtcccgaCCAGCCCCCcatcccgtccccgtccccgtctccGTCCCGGCCAgccccccgtccccgtccccgtcccggccagctccccgtccccgtcccggcCAGCCCCCTGTCCCGTCCCGGCCAGCCCCCCGTCCCGTCCCCGTCCCGGCCAGCCCCCCGTCCCGTCCCCGTCCCGGCCAGCCCCCTATCCCGTCCCGTCCCCGTCCCGGCCAGCTCCGTCCCGTCCCCGTCCCGACCAGCGCCCGGTCCCGTCCCCGTCCCGGCCAGCtccccgtcccgtccccgtcCCTGTCCCGGCCAGCTCTccgtcccgtccccgtccccgtcccggcCAGCTCCCCATCCCGTCCCCGTCCCGGCCAGCTCcctgtccccgtccccgtcccgaccagctccccgtcccgtccccgtccccgtcccggccagccccccgtcccgtccccgtcccggccagttccccgtcccgtccccgtcCCGACCAGCCCCCCGTCCCGTCCCCGTCCCGGCCAGCTCCCCGTCCCGTCCCCGTAACGGCCAGCTCCCTGTCCCCGTCCCGTCCCTGTCCCGGCCAGCTCCCGGTCCCGTCCCCGTCCCGACCAGCCCCCCGTCCCGTCCCCGTCCCGGCCAgccccccgtccccgtccccgtcccgtccccgtcccggccagctccccgtcccgtccccgtcccgaccagccccccgtcccgtccccgtcccggccagctcccccgtccccgtcccggcCAGCTCCCTGtccccgtcccgtccccgtcccgtccccgtcccgtccccgtcCCGGCCAGCTCCCCGTCCCGACCAGCTCCCCGTCCCTGTCCCCGTCCCGGCCagctccccgtccccgtcccggcCAGCTCCCCAACCCCGTCCCGGCCAGCCCCCCGTCCCGTCCCCGTCCCGGCCaactccccgtccccgtccccgtcccgccCAGCCCCCCACCCCGTCGCCGTCCCGGCCAGCTCCCTGtccccgtcccgtccccgtcCCGGCCATCCCTccgtcccgtccccgtccccgtcccgaccagctccccgtccccgtccccgtcccccgcCTCTGCCTCTGCCACTGA